A window of the Loxodonta africana isolate mLoxAfr1 chromosome 3, mLoxAfr1.hap2, whole genome shotgun sequence genome harbors these coding sequences:
- the NANOS3 gene encoding nanos homolog 3 gives MGTFNLWTDYLGLARLVGAVRGEEEPESRLDPQPEPAPAPGPGDQRPSMEPSLAPERLCSFCKHNGESRAIYQSHVLKDEAGRVLCPILRDYVCPQCGATRERAHTRRFCPLTGQGYTSVYSYTTRNSAGKRLTRPDKQRTQDPGHRRGGGTGGWGSKGAGKSSGPSPSSCSPSSSA, from the exons ATGGGGACCTTCAATCTGTGGACAGATTACCTGGGTTTGGCACGCCTGGTGGGGGCTGTGCGTGGGGAAGAGGAGCCTGAGAGCAGGCTGGACCCCCAGCCAGagccagcgccagcgccaggtCCAGGGGATCAGAGGCCCAGCATGGAACCCTCCCTGGCCCCTGAACGCCTGTGCTCCTTCTGCAAACACAACGGCGAGTCCCGGGCCATCTACCAGTCCCACGTGCTCAAGGACGAGGCGGGCCGGGTGCTGTGTCCCATCCTGCGAGACTACGTGTGCCCGCAGTGTGGCGCCACTCGCGAGCGTGCCCACACCCGCCGCTTCTGCCCGCTCACTGGCCAGGGCTACACCTCAGTCTACAGCTATACCACTCGCAACTCGGCTGGCAAGAGGCTCACCCGGCCTGACAAACAGAGGACACAGGACCCAGGGCATCGACGAGGAGGAGGAACAGGTGGCTGGG GTTCCAAAGGTGCTGGGAAGTCTTCAGGACCCTCGCCTTCATCCTGTAGTCCCTCCAGTTCTGCCTAG